From a single Thalassospira sp. ER-Se-21-Dark genomic region:
- a CDS encoding ABC transporter permease encodes MKKKLNLRKATPWLSAIGLFVLWELIVRIFNIPPYVLPTPSESIIVGWQFHEAIWMHAYHTLYTTLAGFAIAVVFGVVLGALVGSSRAIYDAANPLLVGFNSVPKVALVPVLVMWFGIGTVPAIITAFLISFFPIVVNVATGLATLEPELRDVLRSLGATRRDILIKVGFPRAMPYFFASLKVAITLAFVGSVISETVASNVGVGYLMLSASSKFNMPLVFAGLLVIAVMGIAMYEIFNVIERRSTKWANRGNPAN; translated from the coding sequence ATGAAAAAGAAATTGAACCTTCGCAAAGCAACGCCGTGGCTCAGTGCCATCGGGCTTTTCGTACTGTGGGAATTGATTGTGCGGATTTTCAACATTCCGCCCTATGTCCTGCCGACCCCGTCTGAAAGCATTATTGTCGGCTGGCAGTTCCATGAAGCGATCTGGATGCATGCCTATCACACACTTTATACAACACTGGCGGGCTTTGCCATTGCGGTGGTGTTCGGGGTTGTGCTGGGTGCGCTGGTCGGATCCAGCCGGGCGATTTATGACGCGGCCAACCCGCTTTTGGTCGGGTTTAACTCTGTGCCCAAGGTGGCCCTTGTCCCGGTTCTGGTGATGTGGTTTGGCATCGGCACGGTACCCGCAATCATCACGGCATTTTTGATTTCGTTCTTCCCGATTGTGGTCAACGTTGCCACCGGCCTTGCCACCCTTGAGCCGGAATTGCGCGATGTGTTGCGGTCGCTTGGCGCGACACGGCGTGACATCCTGATCAAGGTCGGCTTCCCTCGGGCGATGCCGTACTTCTTTGCATCCCTTAAGGTTGCGATCACGCTGGCCTTTGTCGGCTCGGTGATTTCGGAAACTGTCGCATCGAACGTTGGTGTTGGCTATTTGATGTTGTCGGCGTCGTCGAAATTCAACATGCCGCTGGTGTTTGCCGGATTGCTGGTGATCGCGGTGATGGGGATTGCGATGTATGAGATCTTTAACGTCATCGAACGCCGGTCAACCAAATGGGCAAACCGCGGAAATCCAGCGAATTAA
- a CDS encoding SRPBCC domain-containing protein, protein MTPLKNPDLAPIRFELTLAVDPDDAFNAFTSGFGDWWPTDTHSISKKDCITVEFNDGVGGEIIERAKGQDDIPWGRVRSWQPGEHVSFTWHPGWNAGDFTLVEVSFDLNEFGRCVIRLEHKAWENVGEIAPALREGYLKGWEFAFGECFGNYLRQRR, encoded by the coding sequence GTGACGCCGCTTAAGAACCCCGACCTTGCCCCGATCCGCTTTGAACTGACCCTGGCCGTCGATCCTGATGATGCGTTCAACGCCTTCACGTCGGGCTTTGGCGACTGGTGGCCGACCGACACCCATTCGATCTCGAAAAAGGACTGCATCACGGTCGAATTCAATGACGGTGTCGGCGGCGAAATCATCGAACGCGCCAAGGGGCAGGATGATATCCCGTGGGGTCGGGTAAGAAGCTGGCAACCGGGCGAACATGTGTCCTTTACCTGGCATCCGGGCTGGAATGCCGGCGACTTTACGCTGGTTGAGGTGTCCTTTGACCTTAACGAGTTTGGTCGCTGTGTCATCCGGTTGGAGCACAAGGCATGGGAAAATGTCGGCGAAATCGCACCAGCCCTTCGTGAAGGCTACCTCAAGGGCTGGGAATTTGCCTTTGGCGAATGCTTCGGCAATTACCTGCGCCAGCGCCGCTAG
- a CDS encoding HAD family phosphatase, with protein MRDIETVLFDLGGVLVDWDPRYLYRKMFKDDAEMERFLAEVCHPHWNHLHDQGMLSFANSIPDLQHRYPQHRDEIAAWQERWPEMLKGAIDRTVGILEDLKKRKKVRLFALTNWSAETWPHALERFEFLDNFEDILVSGQEKLAKPDPRIFDLAISRFKLNPRETLFIDDSERNIQQARELGFNTHWFRDPVKLQRELIEYQLY; from the coding sequence ATGCGCGATATTGAAACAGTTTTGTTCGACCTTGGCGGCGTTCTTGTCGATTGGGATCCGCGCTATCTGTATCGCAAGATGTTCAAGGACGACGCGGAGATGGAGCGTTTTCTGGCCGAGGTTTGCCATCCGCACTGGAACCATCTGCATGATCAGGGGATGTTGAGTTTTGCCAATTCCATCCCTGATCTTCAGCACCGCTATCCGCAGCATCGTGACGAGATCGCCGCATGGCAGGAACGCTGGCCGGAGATGCTAAAAGGCGCGATTGATCGCACGGTCGGGATTCTTGAAGACCTTAAAAAACGCAAAAAGGTGCGGCTGTTTGCACTGACCAACTGGTCGGCAGAAACATGGCCGCATGCGTTGGAACGCTTTGAGTTCCTTGATAACTTCGAAGACATTCTGGTGTCTGGCCAGGAAAAACTCGCCAAGCCCGATCCGCGCATTTTTGATCTGGCGATTTCACGTTTCAAGCTTAACCCGCGCGAAACCCTGTTTATCGATGACAGCGAGCGCAATATTCAGCAGGCGCGTGAACTGGGCTTTAACACCCACTGGTTCCGCGATCCGGTGAAATTGCAGCGTGAATTGATCGAGTATCAGCTGTACTGA
- a CDS encoding dienelactone hydrolase family protein, whose product MCTLDGCGSHEHLGPPPKATDEERRLFLKGAVALPLAVILADPMLAHAAGHGLDKMTITTPEGDEMVAEVAMPATLPAPTVILIHEWWGLNDHIRAVAAEYAKQGYIALAVDLYGKPPATTPDGARSLMSSMDPAVATRKLQASVEFLRNHKDSTGKVGSVGWCFGGGWSLNTALATNIDAAVIYYGNVKKTPEQVATLNAPIMGHFGTLDKNINREMVEGFEESLRIAGKTDYQFFWYDADHAFANPTGGRYDGEDAMLAWERTMAFFDEHLS is encoded by the coding sequence ATGTGTACGCTAGACGGATGTGGCTCCCACGAACATCTCGGTCCGCCGCCCAAGGCAACCGATGAAGAACGCCGACTGTTTCTGAAGGGCGCAGTTGCCCTGCCTTTGGCTGTTATTCTTGCCGACCCGATGCTGGCCCATGCGGCCGGCCACGGCCTTGATAAAATGACCATCACCACGCCAGAAGGCGATGAAATGGTCGCCGAAGTCGCCATGCCGGCTACCCTGCCTGCACCCACGGTCATTCTGATCCATGAATGGTGGGGGCTTAATGATCATATTCGCGCAGTGGCGGCCGAATATGCCAAGCAGGGCTATATCGCGCTTGCGGTTGATCTTTATGGCAAACCGCCTGCCACCACGCCGGATGGGGCGCGTTCCCTGATGTCGTCGATGGATCCGGCGGTTGCGACCCGCAAATTGCAGGCCTCGGTCGAATTCCTGCGTAATCACAAGGATTCGACCGGCAAGGTTGGTTCGGTCGGTTGGTGCTTTGGTGGTGGCTGGTCGCTCAATACAGCACTTGCCACTAATATTGACGCAGCCGTGATCTATTACGGTAACGTCAAAAAGACCCCTGAACAGGTCGCAACACTCAATGCGCCGATCATGGGCCATTTCGGCACCCTTGATAAAAACATCAACCGGGAAATGGTCGAAGGCTTCGAAGAATCGCTGCGTATTGCTGGCAAGACCGATTACCAATTCTTCTGGTATGACGCCGATCACGCCTTTGCCAACCCGACGGGTGGGCGCTATGACGGCGAAGATGCCATGCTTGCCTGGGAGCGCACCATGGCCTTCTTTGACGAACATCTCAGCTAA
- a CDS encoding ABC transporter ATP-binding protein gives MSKSFVELNDVKLRYSEGDELALETTNMKIDKGEFIAVVGPSGCGKSSLLKLVSGLMPPSEGNVIVDGKEVSGPLKIVGMAFQNPTLLPWRTTLDNVLLPMEIVKPHRNRLRKHRAEYEERARKLLATVGLEGHEDKYPWELSGGMQQRASLCRSLIHEPDLLMLDEPFGALDAFTREELWDILQNLWMIKPFTVILVTHDLREAAYLADTIYVMSKRPGKILVERENTLPRPRDQETTFTQPFTDLVHELRSHIRDVREA, from the coding sequence GTGTCCAAAAGCTTCGTCGAACTCAACGACGTCAAACTTCGCTATAGCGAAGGCGATGAACTGGCGCTTGAAACCACCAACATGAAGATCGACAAGGGCGAATTTATCGCCGTTGTCGGCCCGTCTGGCTGTGGCAAGTCATCCTTGCTGAAACTGGTGTCCGGCCTGATGCCGCCATCAGAGGGCAATGTCATTGTCGATGGCAAGGAAGTTTCAGGGCCGCTCAAGATTGTTGGCATGGCGTTTCAGAACCCGACCCTTTTGCCGTGGCGCACGACCCTTGATAACGTTCTGTTGCCGATGGAAATCGTCAAGCCGCACCGCAACCGCCTGCGCAAACATCGCGCGGAATATGAGGAACGCGCACGCAAGCTTTTGGCGACCGTCGGGCTTGAAGGCCACGAAGACAAATACCCATGGGAATTGTCAGGCGGCATGCAGCAGCGCGCATCGCTGTGCCGGTCATTGATCCATGAGCCCGACCTTCTGATGCTCGACGAGCCGTTTGGTGCGCTCGATGCCTTCACCCGTGAAGAGCTTTGGGACATCTTGCAGAACCTTTGGATGATCAAGCCGTTCACGGTTATTCTGGTCACCCATGATTTGCGTGAGGCGGCCTATCTGGCCGATACCATTTATGTGATGTCCAAACGCCCGGGCAAGATCCTGGTGGAGCGTGAAAACACCCTGCCCCGCCCCCGCGATCAGGAAACCACCTTTACCCAGCCTTTCACCGATCTTGTCCACGAATTGCGCAGTCACATTCGTGACGTGCGAGAAGCATAA
- a CDS encoding RluA family pseudouridine synthase, whose amino-acid sequence MSGVTLRKVKADEADIRLDRWFKRNCPEFTFGQVQKFLRGGQIRVDGKRAKANQRVEPGQEIRVPPVPVMSGGGTGPWAEDGSGYNPSEVQQRKQAGPAKSDATEAELQALRDSVIFYDELVLAINKPAGLAVQGGTNTNVHVDGMLDALKLDSKERPKLVHRLDKDTSGVLLLARSASAAHALTKAFKDKSTRKLYWAIVTGAPAEREGMIDAPLAKIAGKGGEKMVIDEKLGKSAQSVFRQLHRAGRKAAWLALSPLTGRTHQLRVHCEAIECPILGDGKYGGPKAFIDGLSNQMHLHARAIDFPHPVTGHRVVIEAPVPEHFAETLKKLNFDPKTPTKFLTPEIHREKEEKPKPKAKPSRARKK is encoded by the coding sequence ATGAGTGGTGTCACTCTGCGCAAGGTCAAGGCAGACGAAGCCGACATTCGGCTCGATCGCTGGTTCAAGCGCAACTGTCCCGAATTCACATTTGGTCAGGTCCAGAAATTCCTGCGTGGCGGTCAGATCCGTGTCGATGGCAAACGTGCCAAGGCCAATCAGCGTGTTGAGCCGGGCCAGGAAATCCGTGTGCCACCCGTACCCGTCATGTCCGGTGGTGGTACCGGCCCATGGGCCGAAGACGGTTCGGGTTATAACCCGTCGGAAGTCCAGCAACGCAAACAGGCCGGCCCCGCCAAGTCCGATGCGACCGAGGCAGAGCTGCAGGCACTGCGCGATTCCGTTATTTTCTATGACGAGTTGGTTTTGGCGATCAACAAGCCCGCCGGCCTTGCCGTGCAGGGAGGGACCAACACCAATGTTCATGTCGATGGCATGCTTGATGCGCTGAAACTCGACAGCAAGGAACGCCCGAAGCTGGTCCACCGTCTGGATAAGGACACCAGTGGCGTTTTGCTGTTGGCCCGTTCGGCCAGTGCGGCCCATGCGCTGACCAAGGCATTCAAGGATAAATCGACCCGCAAGCTTTACTGGGCGATTGTCACCGGTGCGCCTGCGGAACGCGAAGGCATGATTGATGCCCCGCTTGCCAAAATAGCAGGCAAGGGCGGGGAGAAAATGGTCATCGACGAAAAGCTCGGAAAATCGGCACAATCAGTCTTCCGTCAGCTTCATCGCGCCGGGCGCAAGGCCGCATGGCTTGCCCTGTCACCGCTGACCGGTCGTACTCACCAGTTGCGTGTTCATTGCGAGGCCATCGAATGCCCGATCCTCGGCGACGGCAAATATGGTGGGCCCAAGGCGTTTATTGATGGTCTGTCCAATCAGATGCATCTGCATGCGCGTGCGATTGATTTCCCGCATCCCGTGACCGGCCATCGCGTCGTGATCGAGGCACCCGTGCCGGAACATTTCGCCGAAACGCTCAAAAAGCTGAACTTCGATCCGAAAACGCCGACCAAATTCCTGACCCCGGAAATTCACCGCGAGAAGGAAGAAAAGCCCAAGCCAAAGGCAAAACCGTCGCGCGCGCGCAAGAAATAA
- a CDS encoding HAD-IA family hydrolase: MTTDPLRLVIFDCDGTLVDSQHAIAHCMDHAFAQHGLDCPGLENTRTIIGLSLPEAITKLASPARVDEDIIAAVTAAYKTAFFTLRQTPDFHEPLFPGVHEVLMEIDGRKWLSGVATGKARRGLDAVLARNELEGRFVTLQTCDNHPSKPNPAMLMAALEETGVDAPNAVIVGDTSYDIEMGRAAGMIAIGVDWGYHDVDTLHKSGAHAVISHFDELTAALDTIWEIDRDAA, encoded by the coding sequence ATGACCACTGATCCGCTTAGACTTGTGATTTTTGATTGCGACGGCACCCTTGTTGACAGCCAGCACGCCATTGCGCATTGCATGGATCATGCCTTTGCGCAGCACGGTCTGGACTGCCCAGGACTTGAAAACACGCGCACCATCATTGGTCTGAGCCTGCCCGAAGCCATCACAAAGCTGGCAAGCCCGGCACGGGTGGATGAGGACATCATCGCGGCGGTGACGGCCGCCTATAAAACCGCGTTCTTCACCCTGCGCCAGACCCCCGATTTCCACGAGCCGCTGTTCCCCGGTGTGCACGAAGTTCTGATGGAAATCGATGGCCGCAAATGGCTAAGCGGTGTGGCAACCGGCAAGGCCCGCCGGGGCCTTGATGCGGTGCTTGCCCGCAACGAACTTGAAGGCCGCTTTGTCACCCTTCAGACCTGTGACAATCACCCGTCAAAGCCCAATCCCGCGATGCTGATGGCAGCCCTTGAAGAAACCGGGGTGGATGCGCCCAATGCGGTGATTGTTGGCGATACCAGCTATGACATCGAAATGGGCCGGGCGGCTGGCATGATCGCCATCGGCGTTGACTGGGGCTATCATGATGTCGATACGCTGCATAAATCAGGTGCGCACGCTGTCATCAGCCACTTTGATGAACTGACCGCTGCCCTTGATACGATTTGGGAAATTGACCGTGACGCCGCTTAA